The following DNA comes from Epinephelus lanceolatus isolate andai-2023 chromosome 1, ASM4190304v1, whole genome shotgun sequence.
gtcttttcaagtgcaaatcaccaaacatattattactgggtcagactgtgagtttacagtcatgtctttatgtctttgatctatagcctagcctatatgttttaaatcttctgcctcctgtgtttttccccatcagattaaatctgaacaaatatattattgtatattattaatataatgtaatgtatctacagcctgacacacagtcagattccaccactttatcttcattaaggaaatgtaagtctgataaatgatgagtaaacatttttattaactttatggttaacttattgacactttcctcgctctgactcaggctcttcttttaaagataaacgtgcaccgtctgctacacatgcattaatatctctacatccactggattaaaatggaggcgctgtcttttatttacctgttgccatggtgaatcgtggagtcggcgctccattgatgatggctttttattgtcggcttaactcagagtgaacatactcagagctgactgaactaactcaaatcagctgttctggaaccgctAACCGCTCTTTTCAGATTTGAACCTGTCAACTGCGTTGGTGTTCGGCCATGTTGACTGCGTCTCTTTATCAGTCAAGTCGGTGTTTGGTTATGTCTGTAGACTCAAAGATTCATTACGAGCTAACAAGTGTTTCATGAACCATCTCTGCATTAAGATCAGTCCTCCTCACATGTccctcctcacctgtcctccCCGGCAGGTGGGTGATGACATCATGAGTCGGTGGCGTCGTTCAGTGGACGAGCTGGCAGCGAGGCGGCGGCAGCAGGTCGAGTGTGAGCGCGCTCAGGAGGCTCTCAGTcgggtcacttcctgtttccaacAGCTGGCAGCATCACTCGGCAGCTCTGCGGACTGCAGCTTCCTGCGAGATGAGATGGACGAGACAAGAGCGCTAGCACACCGAATCTGCAGCGGTACAAAGACCTGTCCACCCAAACACCTGTCCATACACTTGTCTGTCTGTATCTCACccatctgtctttctgtctgcagGTCTGTCTCGGCGTCTGGTGCGTCTGCTTTCAGACGGTGACTCCGCCCTCACAGGTGTGGAGGACAGACAGGTATCAGAACGTTTGTGGGTTCTCTTCCTGTCGTCATTAGAGAGCTTCCTGTCTGACCTCCGTAAGGCCTGCGGTCTGATTGGACAGTTCCCTCTGACCCAGCGCTATGACAGACGCTCCCTAGTCAACACAGGTCAGCTGATGTCTtcaacttcctgtctgtggaagctctgtgattggttgaGCCATGTGTCACAGCCTCCTGTCTTTGAAACTGTCTTTCTTACCTTCCTTCCTTACTTTCTTTCTTGTCTTCCCACCCACTGAATTGCTGTCAGAGTCTCTGAAACCTGGAACTATCGTAAGGGTCTTgagcagagttgggtaagggttactttaaaagtaatcaaagtgcTTAATtgcgttacttttttttaaagtaaccagttactttactgcgttactccctgagtaaagtaactcaagcacttttaaagtacttttgagtattctacatttcctattggccaatggaccacagggcgctaagcctacgtttttttgtctccaaattaaagttatggaccacttgcccttcactgagatccagttctcccatcacagccgtcactttgaccagtagaaacacagaacgacctgctgccgtagacaactgtatgacaacaacaccccagcgtttttaatatttcctctagggatgttaccacacacagtaaaagggggaaatgatggtgtgaaacagcagaggcactttgtcaacccgctgagttaatgttactgttattagcatcaagctagcaaacaatggtacatcctcacggtcggacataaagtaataacattaacaaatagcggcggggcttttactcaccacaactgcagaggctcccagcttcatttgaaacaaactacattatagacactccgttatttattaatccctctgtgtgtttatatatttactttttatccgctccattgtctttgtaaagttaacatatcgcaccgtcatttcaaactcaacacttgtttcaaattaaaagccccttataacctcggctgagagattccctccattttctaaataggcttttattctgaaatatttgtaggaacttggttgtggaggatacagtagctttAATGTTTACGTACggtggcacatgaacagacacagtgactgaaataataataataatataaatataggaccagaataacccgatgacatcacacgtcgtgaaagacgaccggggataattggtgagtaccatcttgtagtgtgtcatgtctgtcggccaagtcacggcatgattttatgattccacaatcgtgtaatgtgacatagtgactttcagaacgggcagaaaagtcgtgtaaCGTGAACCacgcataatgcaagtcctgagtctgacctgtctgtcacagagtcctcctccacctttttttagactccacccgtagacaacagcagcatttcttctccacgtagcgagccacaagctccagACTTTCAGACTGacaggtttaacgttatctccgttattagaaccaaacgacagccgttgctgtttcggagctgaaggaccagcgttctaaaagtaacggaagtaactgatgtcttgtttgaaaatgtactcaagtatttgattactcaaacagcaaactaacatgTTAGGTTACCTGTTACTgcaaaatcagaatcagaataagaatcagaaatactttattgatccccgaggggaaattatttatgttacagtcaaaaaaagtaatcaaagtactctaacacgttactttgtaacgtgttatacccaactctggtctTGAGAACCTTTTGAGGACACCTGTGTGCTCCTCAAGAAGTCCTGGAGCTTCCTTGGCAATCCCCAAATCCTTCACAAAGACTCTTAGAAACTCTCTCCTTTGAACCTCCTCAAGGAATTCTAGAACCTCCTCAAGAACCCTTAGAATATGGAATATCTTCCCTTTTTTAAATTGCATCTTTATTTGGAAAGGACAGGTAAACACACCAGCACAGCAAtattaatagaaataaaaataaatctccTTCCAGTGTTGTTTGTCGAATATGGAATATTTTCAAGGCCCTTTGTAAGGACCTCAATAATCTTAACAAGAACTCCACAGTCTCTTCACTTTTCCCTGACACCTATAACCTCATCTTCCAAGATTCCTGGAACACTTCGATTCTCGGTACCTGTCCTTAGAGAGTCATGTTCCTCATTGACCCAAAGAACTACTGCAAAAAATCCTAGAAAAATCTTTCGTTAAGTACTTGAATCTCCTCAAGGACTAATAGAATAAAGTGAAGACCACTGGAATTTGTTCAGGAGAAACAACGCGAGTGTCCTCAAAGATATCTCATTTCAATGATCCCTTAAACCTCATTGTGCATAGTGCAGCAAATCACTCAAGGACCACCCCTACAACCTTAATGAAGACCACTGGAACTTCTTTAAGGAGTCACAGACACCCCTCAAGAACTTAATAATGATAGTTTGTAATATGTTTTACTGACCTCAAACCTCTCACCTTTCTGTCTCCTCTATTTCTCCAGGATGTATTGATGGCGTGGTGGGGGTGGCAGCTCGAGTGGCTTCAGTCCAGGCACCGTGGCTCACCTTGGAGGAGGAGCCAAGCCCTGATCTGACCAGTCATATTGCAGGACTGGAAACCATGCTGAGTGAGATGCAGCTGAGGGTGAGATGAATCTCAGACAGagaacacttcctgtttagatCAAAATGAACATGACAAGGTTTCACCTGCAGACCAGACACTGGTTTAAAGGTAGAACCAGGTAGGACCTGGAGGATTGTTTGTACCTGGGGATTTGGGTTAGAGTTAGGGGGGGTGTTTGTACCTGGGGGAGTGTCTTGTATTTGGAGGGAGTGTCTGTAGCTCGGGGAGTGTCTTGTATTTGGAGGGAGTGTCTGTAGCTCGGGGAGTGTCTTGTATTTGGAGGGAGTGTCTGTAGCTCGGGGAGTGTCTTGTATTTGGAGGGAGTGTCTGTAGCTCGGGgagtgtcctgctgtgttttgttAAATCTTGACGGTGCTTTGCAGGTTCCTGTTGCCTTCTGGTCCGTAGAGGCGACCCAGCCAGCGTGGGCTGAAGCTTGCGCTGAACTGGACGAACCAGACGACACCCTGGAAGACCTGATGGAGGTTGAGGTAGTCTccaacagcaacagcaataaGATGGTAGCCTGCTGCCAGCCACTGTGCTGGGGACGGGGCTGTGTCGGGTagagggtggaggaggtggagtcCTGACTCAGCTGCATTAAACACACCTGACAAGATTACAGGATACtcatgactgtgtgtgaataataaatgtttaataGAAGTTTAGATTAGACTAATCCAACTGTTGATCTGATCAGATTAGATTACAACCATTGATCACATTCGATTACTACAACCATTGATCAGATTAGAttaccattaataaataaaaacattaatttaactCGTACGTGTTGTTCTTTTAACGCAGAAACATTATGTCCTCATATCCTCTTTAACATGTGACAAATATTTACAACAAATGGATCAAAGTATAGATTATGGGGGGCTGGCCTGGCTGACTCATCACAGTGACTAAGGTCAATATTCTGGTTAAGGTAATATTCCGAATAAGGTGTTTATATGTGCTGCTTTATATGTTAACTGACATATTCTCGTGTTTCGGCGTATTCCTTTGAAGACCCCAGGCTACTGGCCCACCAGAAATGCTCTGATTTAATGCAACACTCAAcctgcgggggggggggggagcgaTACGCCTATCGGCATCTGGTCCGCCGGAAATGAAgaagagtttacaatgaacagAGGCTGTAATGTTTGTTCCCACATACCCCTGTGTTGTCCTACTTGTGCTTTTGCACCACAACTTAACTACAACACTCTGCTGATCCATTTTGTCCTCAACAATGAAAGACGAGAGCGAGAAGAAAAGGCGAACGAGTGTATGGACCTTTCCTTCCAGCTTATGCCGTTCACGCCAGCCAGAGCCCCCCGCAGTCTGTGGATGAAGGTACGAAGCCAGTTCTGCTGTTCTCCCTGCTTGCCATAACCATAACAACACCGACAACCCAGGATTTCTTGCAAATCGAGCGTGCGCAGACGTTACTGAATATTCCGGTACGGGGCATTTTCCGATTAAGGCGTATACATGTCACAATATTCTGGTTAAAACAGGCATATGCCAGGGGTGTTATTCGGAATATTCTCCAATCGGAATATAACCTGTTATGCATGTGTTTACATGACTCGTGTACAACCGGAATATTGAGGATATTCTGAATAATACAGGAAtatggtgtgcatgtaaacatagtcagtgAGCAGGAGGATCGGCTGAGTTTAAGAACTGCTCCACAGTCTGGAACAGAATCTGTGCTGATCGACAAATCGGTTCACAGGGAGTTCCTTTATTTTCCAAAGTTTCTCTTTCACAGCAGTGACATGAACACCTGGAGACTCGACGTCTTCCATCTGTGTTCATCTTCAGAGGCGCCGTGAGGTCGTTACaccacatgaaaaataaaattgttaTACAaaatttcaatcttttacaaGTTCTGAACGTCGAGAATATTTCAAACAGCagtttcacttcctgtcagctctcGGTGTTTCATTAACAGCTTCATCACATGGAGAGTGAAGGGAAAGTAGGTGGGGCAGGGCGGAGATCACGGCTGATCACCAGCTGGAGGCTGAGCTCTAAAGGCGTGTCAAACCAGGGATGAAACGCAGTAAGTCAACAGAATCGGAGAAGAAGAACAATCGGCTGGgacaaatgacatcatcatcgtTAGATTATCCAGGGAGTGTTTCTAtggta
Coding sequences within:
- the LOC117256860 gene encoding regulator of G-protein signaling 9-binding protein, which encodes MSRWRRSVDELAARRRQQVECERAQEALSRVTSCFQQLAASLGSSADCSFLRDEMDETRALAHRICSGLSRRLVRLLSDGDSALTGVEDRQVSERLWVLFLSSLESFLSDLRKACGLIGQFPLTQRYDRRSLVNTGCIDGVVGVAARVASVQAPWLTLEEEPSPDLTSHIAGLETMLSEMQLRVPVAFWSVEATQPAWAEACAELDEPDDTLEDLMEVEVVSNSNSNKMVACCQPLCWGRGCVG